In the Sarcophilus harrisii chromosome 1, mSarHar1.11, whole genome shotgun sequence genome, one interval contains:
- the GPR150 gene encoding probable G-protein coupled receptor 150 codes for MTETQRTKGREQIHRCSSLFVRFQESLFFKKELNPVAQRVESALTFTLNYHAPSHLPALPPLHHPCCLGQEMEDPFGPGPLPQVPNLSIPLGQGFNRSSVRDSAAGMLPPLPTPLSHKVRLVSLGIILVVAVVGNATVLCTLCGGGGGPWAGPKRRKMDFLLVQLALADLYVCGGTVLSQLAWELLGNTHLVAGDLACRVVKLLQVSALLASSNILALICLERHRVVSRPLGPPLPTRALAALGWLLALLLALPQAFVVRGWPAASPPDGYSGVPALPSAASTTSSSVTASQSPPGSPVSAWAWSGERRCRTIFRALPRWHLQVYTVYGAVAGFLAPLAILGVACGRLLYILWQQRPQAPAPASWSPCAWEAGHCRARSALTRAKVQSLKMTLVLALLFVVCELPYFAAELAAAWSSEAPGEGQSEGLASALGIVVVTNSALNPYVYLFFQAGDSRLRRLWRRLATVCCCGHCPKKGDGEDEDEAAQGHQPLHRHRWPHHHYHHHRRREQPGAFTSEGSFHPPVPPASKQLPCSCESAF; via the coding sequence ATGACGGAGACACAACGCACAAAAGGAAGAGAGCAAATCCATCGGTGCTCATCACTCTTTGTGCGTTTTCAAGAAAGTTTGTTTTTCAAGAAGGAACTTAACCCGGTGGCCCAGCGGGTGGAGAGCGCCTTAACCTTCACCTTGAATTACCACGCCCCATCCCATTTACCTGCCTTGCCACCGCTTCATCATCCGTGCTGCCTTGGCCAGGAGATGGAGGATCCCTTTGGCCCTGGTCCTCTGCCGCAGGTACCTAATCTCTCCATCCCGCTGGGGCAGGGTTTCAACCGATCGTCCGTGAGAGACTCTGCTGCCGGGATGCTCCCCCCGCTACCCACTCCTCTAAGCCACAAGGTGCGGCTCGTTTCCCTCGGGATAATTTTGGTGGTGGCAGTGGTGGGCAACGCCACAGTGCTTTGTACGCtgtgcggcggcggcggcggaccCTGGGCTGGTCCCAAGCGTCGGAAGATGGACTTTCTGCTGGTGCAGCTGGCCCTGGCCGACCTGTACGTGTGCGGGGGGACCGTGCTGTCGCAACTGGCTTGGGAGCTGTTGGGAAACACCCACCTGGTGGCGGGAGACCTAGCTTGCCGAGTCGTCAAACTGCTGCAGGTGTCCGCGCTCCTGGCTTCCTCTAACATTCTCGCCCTCATCTGCCTGGAGCGACACCGAGTGGTGAGCCGGCCCCTGGGCCCGCCCCTACCCACTCGCGCCCTTGCCGCCCTGGGCTGGCTGTTGGCACTGCTCCTCGCCCTGCCCCAGGCCTTCGTGGTCCGTGGCTGGCCGGCCGCCAGTCCCCCAGACGGCTACAGCGGGGTTCCCGCCTTGCCCTCGGCTGCATCCACGACTAGTTCTTCCGTGACCGCCTCGCAGAGCCCTCCAGGGTCTCCGGTTTCTGCCTGGGCATGGTCCGGGGAGCGTCGGTGCCGTACCATTTTCAGAGCCTTGCCTCGTTGGCACCTGCAAGTCTATACTGTGTATGGGGCGGTCGCGGGATTCCTAGCACCTCTAGCCATCCTGGGCGTCGCCTGCGGGCGTCTGCTCTATATTCTGTGGCAGCAGCGACCCCAGGCGCCAGCTCCTGCCTCCTGGTCCCCCTGCGCCTGGGAGGCCGGCCACTGCAGAGCTCGAAGCGCCCTCACTCGGGCCAAGGTGCAAAGCCTGAAGATGACCCTGGTTCTGGCCCTGCTATTCGTGGTCTGCGAGCTGCCCTATTTCGCCGCAGAGCTGGCAGCTGCCTGGTCATCCGAGGCCCCGGGCGAAGGGCAGAGCGAGGGCTTGGCCTCTGCGCTGGGCATCGTGGTGGTCACCAATAGCGCTCTCAATCCCTACGTCTACCTCTTTTTCCAAGCTGGTGACAGCCGGCTGCGGCGGCTGTGGAGGAGGCTGGCCACCGTCTGCTGCTGCGGCCACTGCCCGAAGAAAGGAGACGGGGAGGACGAGGACGAAGCGGCCCAAGGTCATCAGCCACTGCACCGACACCGCTGGCCCCACCACCACTATCATCACCATCGTCGTCGAGAGCAACCTGGAGCCTTCACGTCGGAGGGCTCCTTTCACCCCCCAGTACCGCCCGCTTCCAAGCAGCTCCCCTGCTCCTGTGAAAGCGCGTTCTAG
- the LOC116419350 gene encoding alpha carbonic anhydrase 8-like, producing MMKALNFISSKLRSAFTYDEWRASSWGYEAHRPVLNSDTWARWAPEWPGETSSPSPHQRQKRFEAVQPFLEPCPTPTFPPTPLPAPRSPLPAARSPLPAPYRVRLPVRTVRPNPAFSSAPSSPPPPNLNPRTDKLGETRPETDSETDRSSNSERLFIFISLMGGALLLPPPRPRPL from the exons ATGATGAAGGCGTTGAATTTTATTAGCTCTAAACTACGCTCCGCATTCACATACGATGAATGGAGAGCATCTTCTTGGGGATATGAGGCTCACAGGCCCGTGTTAAATTCAGACACTTGGGCCCGCTGGGCTCCAGAGTGGCCAGGAGAAacatcctctccctccccccaccagaGACAGAAGAGGTTC GAAGCAGTTCAACCTTTCCTCGAGCCTTGCCCTACCCCCACCTTCCCCCCAACCCCGCTCCCCGCTCCCCGCTCCCCGCTCCCCGCTGCCCGCTCCCCGCTCCCCGCCCCCTACCGAGTCCGTCTTCCCGTGAGGACAGTTCGTCCAAACCCCGCGTTTAGCTccgccccctcctctcctccGCCCCCTAACCTCAATCCAAG AACAGATAAACTGGGAGAAACTCGGCCAGAGACAGATTCGGAGACAGACAGGAGCTCAAACTCAGAGAGACTTTTCATCTTCATCAGTCTCATGGGGGGggctctcctgcttcccccacccAGACCAAGGCCcctctga